A window from Drosophila subobscura isolate 14011-0131.10 chromosome O, UCBerk_Dsub_1.0, whole genome shotgun sequence encodes these proteins:
- the LOC117896509 gene encoding MICOS complex subunit Mic10, with translation MSVDAKVFHEDKIGRRLDRCVSDTIVKGCGGLIIGSAVSLLFFRRRAWPAWLGTGFGIGVAYRTCEKDLNSLK, from the exons ATGTCCGTTGATGCGAAAGTATTCCATGAAGATAAGATCGGAAGACGATTAGATCGCTGTGTATCAGATACCATAGTTAAAGGAT GTGGCGGACTTATTATTGGATCTGCTGTCTCACTGCTGTTTTTCAGACGTCGAGCGTGGCCGGCATGGCTGGGTACTGGATTTGGAATTGGTGTTGCATATAGGACATGTGAAAAGGACTTAAACAGTTTAAAGTag
- the LOC117897413 gene encoding transcription elongation factor 1 homolog, translating to MGRRKSKRKPPPKRKNIEPLDQQFNCPFCNHEKSCEVKMDKGRNTAKITCRVCLEDFQTGINFLSEPIDVYNDWVDACETAN from the exons ATGGGGCGAAGGAAATCTAAGAGAAAGCCGccaccaaaaaggaaaaatattgaaccacTAGACCAACAATTTAACTGTCCGTTCTGCAACCATGAAAAGTCCTGTGAAGTGAAAAT GGATAAAGGAAGAAATACAGCGAAAATAACTTGTCGAGTGTGTTTGGAAGACTTTCAAACTGGAATTAACTTTTTATCGGAGCCAATTGATGTGTATAATGATTGGGTAGATGCATGCGAAACGGCCAACTAA